In one Nicotiana tomentosiformis chromosome 6, ASM39032v3, whole genome shotgun sequence genomic region, the following are encoded:
- the LOC104086678 gene encoding transcription repressor OFP3-like — MGNHKFRFSDMLPNSWFYKLRDMSKTKNHKTSTSKKKKPLQNSPFSQPRSSFYYTTESIRGGNIYNSHDYFPDPPRKSSNKKTKRKTIYKPSPKHIPNSYKFPELDFLNSPSSESKSDSHSFNELASCQFSSSATDIIIDMNGKVQTKEFKNLNAGYDTISELDLPPILTKHSKSSKFRNLDSKQVSVKTRKDKEAKYFSNSFGVKLRTNSTKRASKKISVSLKKRSKPKKESFSAESFAIVKTSTDPEKDFRESMIEMVVENNIKASKDLENLLACYLSLNSDEYHGLIIKAFQEIWFNFPDLHL, encoded by the coding sequence ATGGGAAATCACAAATTTAGGTTTTCAGATATGTTGCCAAATTCTTGGTTTTACAAGCTTAGAGATATGAGCAAAACCAAAAACCATAAAACCTCTACCTCCAAGAAAAAAAAACCTTTGCAAAATTCACCATTTTCTCAGCCAAGATCATCTTTTTATTATACTACAGAGTCCATTAGAGGTGGCAATATTTACAATTCCCATGattattttcctgatccacctagaAAATCATCAAATAAAAAAACCAAAAGAAAGACCATTTACAAGCCTTCTCCTAAACACATTCCTAATTCCTATAAATTCCCTGAATTGGATTTCCTTAATTCTCCATCTTCAGAATCTAAATCTGATTCTCATTCTTTCAATGAACTTGCCTCTTGTCAGTTCAGTTCTTCAGCTACTGATATAATCATAGACATGAATGGTAAAGTTCAGACCAAAGAATTCAAGAATCTAAATGCAGGCTATGATACCATTTCAGAACTTGACCTCCCTCCAATTCTTACCAAACATTCAAAATCTTCTAAGTTCAGAAATCTTGATTCAAAACAGGTCAGTGTTAAGACTcgaaaagataaagaagctaaaTATTTCTCCAACTCTTTTGGTGTAAAGCTACGAACAAATTCTACTAAAAGAGCAAGCAAGAAAATTAGTGTGTCGTTAAAAAAGCGGTCGAAGCCAAAGAAGGAGAGCTTTTCAGCTGAGAGTTTTGCAATAGTGAAAACTTCAACTGATCCTGAAAAGGATTTTAGAGAATCTATGATAGAGATGGTTGTTGAGAACAATATCAAGGCATCAAAAGACTTGGAAAATCTTCTTGCTTGTTACCTTTCACTGAATTCAGATGAATATCATGGACTTATTATCAAAGCATTTCAAGAAATCTGGTTCAACTTTCCTGACCTTCACTTGTAA